Proteins from a single region of Sylvia atricapilla isolate bSylAtr1 chromosome 7, bSylAtr1.pri, whole genome shotgun sequence:
- the SSB gene encoding lupus La protein — protein sequence MAENGNGENMSILESKICQQIEYYFGNHNLPRDKFLKEQIKLDDGWVPLEVMIKFNRLSRLSKDFDVIVEALRKSKTGLMEISEDKTKIRRSPNKPLPELNDQYKAAIKNRSVYVKGFPLDATLDDIKEWLEDKGPVENIQMRRTLQRTFKGSIFAVFDSVESAKKFTEIPNQKYRDTELIVLFKEEYCTKKNEERKQNKVEAKARAKQEKEEKQKQAADAEMKSLEEKTGCLLKFSGDLDDQTCREDLHDVFSGHGEIKWIHFVRGAKEGIILFKDIAKEALEKAKAAHNGNLQLRNKDVAWEVLEGDAEKEALKKILEDQQELLKQKTKGRKIKGKGRGGKIPQGAQKGKIQFQGKKIKFENDEEDGENDTKTEPASPKKRPLEETEKEEPAPKQLKTENGDGNQ from the exons GTCAGCAAATCGAG TACTACTTTGGCAATCACAATCTACCAAGAGACAAGTTTCTAAAGGAACAGATCAAACTAGATGATGGCTGGGTACCTTTAGAAGTAATGATCAAATTCAACAG GTTAAGTCGTCTTTCAAAAGATTTTGATGTTATTGTAGAAGCACTAAGAAAATCCAAGACTGGTTTAATGGAAATAAGTGAAGACAAAACTAAAATCAGAAGATCTCCAAATAAACCCCTTCCTGAATTAAATGACCAGTATAAGGCTGCAATTAAAAACAGATCTGTTTATGtt AAAGGCTTTCCACTAGATGCTACTCTTGATGATATCAAAGAATGGCTTGAGGATAAAGGTCCAgttgaaaatattcaaatgaGGAGAACATTGCAGAGAACGTTTAAG GGCTCAATATTTGCAGTTTTTGATAGTGTTGAATCTGCTAAGAAATTCACAGAGATACCAAATCAGAAGTACAGAGACACAGAGCTGATAGTACTTTTCAA GGAGGAGTATTGTACAAAgaagaatgaagaaagaaaacaaaacaaagtagaAGCAAAAGCAAGGGCTAAACA ggaaaaagaagaaaagcagaaacaagcaGCAGATGCTGAAATG aagtCTCTGGAAGAAAAGACAGGATGTCTTTTGAAGTTTTCTGGTGATCTGGATGACCAGACGTGCAGGGAAGACCTCCATGATGTATTCTCCGGTCACGGAGAAATCAAGTGGATACACTTCGTTCGAGGTGCAAAGGAG GGAATTATCCTATTTAAGGATATTGCCAAAGAAGCTCTGGAAAAAGCCAAAGCAGCACATAATGGAAACTTGCAGCTCCGGAACAAGGATGTTGCATGGGAAGTGCTAGAAGGAGATGCAGAGAAAGaagctctgaaaaaaatcctggaagatcagcaggagctgctgaaacagaaaacaaaag GGCgcaaaattaaaggaaaaggaagagggggaaagaTACCTCAGGgagcacaaaaaggaaaaatacagtttcagggcaagaaaataaagtttgaGAATGATGAAGAAGATGGTGAAAATGATACTAAAACAG AACCAGCAAGTCCCAAGAAGAGACCActagaggaaacagaaaaggaagaaccTGCAccaaaacaactgaaaacagaaaatggagatGGCAATCAGTAA